In the genome of Methylomagnum ishizawai, the window GACCGGCCTGGTGGACCCGGAGGTCGAAATCCGCCCGGTGCTGAACCAGGTGCAGGATTTGCTCTCGGAAATCCGCCAGCGTGTCGCCAGGAACGAGCGGGTCTTGGTGACCACGCTGACCAAGCGCATGGCCGAGGATTTGACCGAATACCTGTATGAACACGGGGTCGCCGTGCGCTATTTGCACTCGGACGTGGAGACGGTGGAGCGGGTCGAAATCATCCGCGACCTGAGGCTCGGCAAGTTCGCGGTGCTGGTCGGCATCAACCTCTTGCGCGAGGGCTTGGATATCCCCGAGGTGTCCCTGGTCGCCATCCTCGACGCCGACAAAGAAGGCTTCCTGCGCTCGACCGGCTCCTTGATCCAGACCATAGGCCGCGCCGCCCGCAACGTCCACGGCAAGGCCATCCTCTACGCCGACACCGTCACCGGCTCCATCGCCCGCGCCCTGGAGGAAACCGAACGCCGCCGCGCCAAGCAAATCGCCCACAACCTCGCAACCGGGCAGGTGCCGCAAAGCATTGTCAAACGGGTGGTGGATATTTTGGAAGTGCCGATCCCCGGCGCGGCAACGGGGGCGAAAACCCGGTCCGCCGCCCAGGTGGGCGAACCCCAGGCCGGTTATCGTGCGGTGAAACCCAAGGACGCGGCCAAGCTCGTCAAGCAGTTGGAAGAACAGATGTACGCCCACGCCAAGGAACTGCGCTTCGAGGAAGCGGCGCGGCTCCGGGATGAAATCCAGCGCCTCCGGGACGAGGTTTTGGTCGGCGGCGCTTGACCCGGACCCTATGGGAACGCGGGTCTTGGCTTGTCGCTCGGGTTGTACGGTGCAAATCCAGGTTCGCGCTCCGGGTCTCCGGGGCCTGAGGCCGGTTTGGCACTGGCGGGCGGGTTAATGCGCTGTTTATAGTCCGGCCATCCGGCCAGTATCCGGGGCGGGACCGGGAGATACCCTGTCCCAGGCGGGTTGAGGCCAGCATCGTCCAATGGCTCGCTTCGGGAAAAAGATTGTTCGGTTTCCGACAAGGCTTGCCCTTGTCACAAGCGATGCCCGCGCCCGGCATAATAGCGGTCGAAATTCTTTCAGAATCCCATTCCTAGCGAGCCGCTATGTCCATCATCCATCACGCCCTGGTCCTCAATCTCCACCAGCCGCCCGGCAACCTCGAACATCTCCTCGCGGAACAACCCTGGGAAGCCCGTGAAATCCTCTACGCCTACGACCGCATCCCGCGCTTCCTCTGGGGTTACGAGGATGTCGCCAGGGTTCATCTTTCCTTGTCGGGCACTTTGCTGGAAACCCTGTCCAGCCCGGAATTCCAGAGCAGTGTCTATGGCATCATCGATTGCGGCTCCCTGTTATGGCATTTGCAGAACGAAAAGATCATCGATATTTTGGGCACGGGTTATTACCACCCGGTATTCCCCCTGATTCCCGAGGCCGACCGCGACGAGCATATCGCCCGCTGGCAGGGTATCGCCCGGCATTTGTTCTGGCGCAATGGATTCCAGGGGTTTTGGCCGCCGGAAATGGGTTTTTCCATGGAACTGATTCCGCTGCTGAAGAAATTCGGCTACCGCTATGTGATCGTGGATAGCGAGCATGTGGAGCCGGTCACGCCCATGGATTGGCACGAATTACGTTACCGTCCGCATATCGCCCGCTATGGCGACGACGAGATCATCGTCATCGTGCGCGACCGCGAATTGTCCGACGCCCAGGAGTCGGGCATGGATTACATCTGGTTCGTGAAGGAAGTGGCCCAGCGCACCCAGTGGTGCGAATTCGAGCCACTGGTCGTCACCTGTACCGATGGCGAGAACGGCGGCTGGTTCCGCAACACCCAGAACGAGGTCAATTTCTGGGGCGCGTTCTACCGCGAGCTTTTGGACGAGGCCCGCAAGGACAGCCTGATCCGGCCCACCTTCATCAAGGATTACCTGGATAAGCACGGGGCCGTGGGCGAGGTGCGGGTGAAGACCGGGGCGTGGAACACCGGCTGGCACCATGGCAACGATTTCGTCCAATGGACCGGCTCGCAGGCGCAGAAGGACTCGCTGGCGCGGGTCGAGAAGGTGAGCGCCCAGGTCCACGAGGCGCTGATCGAAGCCGCCGAGCGCGAATTGGGCGACCAGGAGCGCTATGAATTGGAGTCCGCCCACTGGCGTTTGCTGCGGGCCGAGACCAGTTGCAATTTCTACTGGGGCGAGGATTGGGTGAACCGTTGTCATGCCGACCTGGACGCGGCGGTGGCGACCTTGAATCGCTTCCGCGCCAAGAAATATTCTTTGGACGGCGATCCCGGTTGGCATCTTCCCGGCTGAGCGGCGCGGCCTTGGTCTGGCTGCGGCATGGCGGAATCGACGCTCCGCCCCGGCTGCCGGATCGCGCCGCGTTCCATCCGGGCTCGGCGGTCCTGGATTTCCCTTCCCACCCAAAACCGTCTTCCTCAGGGCTATAATCCCAGGACTCGCGCTATTCAGGAGTCTCCGCCATGCGCTATCGAACCGCCTGGATTATCGGCCTGTTGACCGGCTTGGCCGGGAACCCCGCCCAAGCCGGGAATCCCGGCCCCCAATCCCTCCAAATCCTGCTGCAAGATATTTCGACTCCCTCCGGCGTGCGTTTCCACGTCGCGCCGGAGATCGCCCAGGATCGCATCCAGGCCCAGCCGGAAGGCACGGCCTGGCCCGATATTATCCGTAGCCTGCTGCGTGGCTATAACTACGCCGGTACGTGGTCGGCTGGCGGCAAGCTGACCGAGGTCAATGTCACCGGGCGCAACGGCGATGGTCGGGCACCCGCCGCCGCCGCGCCGTCGCCGGGCGAACTGTTCGCCTACCGTCCCGGCCGGTCGATCCCGGCCCAATACCGGATTTACGCGCCGGGTTCGGTCTACCCCATCGACGTGCCCGCCCGGCGCCTCAGGAACATGAAGAAGGGCGAGCGCCTCTATGCCAACCTGCCCGATGGCCGCTATGCCTTGGTCCACGACAACGCCTGGAAACACGACAATGGCGACCTGACCTGGGTCGGTTATCTCGACGGCCCGCAAGGCCGTTACCGGGCGCTGTTGACCTTGGGCGAGGGAGCCTTGGCCGGGCAAATCCTGACCCCCGGTGGCTTGTACAAGTTGGAATCGGACGAGGGCGGCGGCCAATGGTTGGTCGATATGGAGGCCTCGGGCTTGCAGAACGGCGGTTTCGAAGGCGACGAAAGCCCGGTGTCCAGCGGTGTCGGCGGGGCCGGTCCGTTGCCGCAATCCGTGGTGGGCGAGGGGGCGAAGGTCAAGGTGCAGGATGGCGGGGGTTCGACCCAGCCCGTCGATACCACCGCCACCCAGGATGGCAAGACCCGCATCGACGTGTTGCTGCTCTACACCGCCGGGATGGGCAATGCCGGGGTCTCCACCCGTTTGAACCAACTCATGGCGCTGGCGAACCAAGCCTTGGCGGATAGCCAGGTGAACGCCGTGTTCCGCTTAGCCGCGGCCCAGAAGGTCGGGTATGCCGACCGTACCCTCAACGCCACCGCCCTGGACCGGCTGACCTATGCCGGCAAGGGCTTCCGCAATATTCCCCGCCTACGCGCCCGGTACGGTGCGGACGTGGTGGCCTTGGTCCGTCCCTTCAAACCGCAGAGCCAGGGCGGCAACTGCGGCATCGCCTGGGTCGATGGCGGCGGCGACACCCCGCTGACCGCCGACCAGGCCTTCGCTGTGGTGGGCTATGGCGCGGCGGGCGGTTATTACTGCTCGGACTACGCCCTGGCCCACGAGATCGGCCACGTCATGGGGGCCACCCACGACCGCGCCCATGCCACCACTCCCGGCAAATTCCCCTATTCGTATGGCTATGGCATTCCCGGCCAATTCGGCGACATCATGAGTTATTACGATCCCGAGGTCGGGGTCTACGCCAATCCCGACCTGGCTGTTTGCGCGGGTTCGGCCTGCGGAGTGCCCATCGACCAGCCGGGGGCGGCGAACGTAGCCCTGACCTTCAACCAGACCGCGCCGACCGTGGCGGCTTTCTCGCGGTCGACCTCCCCATAGATGGGGATTTCCATTTCCATCCTCTTCCCACCACCATAACCAAAACGAGGCATCCATGCGTTTCCTGTTCCCGCTCAAATCCTTCGTCCTCGCCTTCGCGGTCCTGGGGCTGGCCGGTTGCGCCGGTTCCAAGATCAAGAACACCACCGAAATCGCCGCTTCCGGCCTGCCCAGGCCGCAGCAGGTCTTGATTTATAACTTCGCCGTCAGCCCCTCCGAGGTCAAGGCCGGTTCCGGGCTACTGTCCAAACTCCAGAACACCGATCCCACCGCCGAGGAAATGCAGATCGGCCGGGAAGTGGCCGACGCCCTGGCGACCGAGCTGACGGTGAAACTCCAGTCCTGGGGTTTGAACGCGATCCGGGCCGACCAGAACATGCCGCTGAATCCGGGGTCGATCCTGATTACCGGGCAATTCGTCAACATCGACGAGGGCAGCCGCCTGAAACGGACGGTCATCGGTTTCGGCGCGGGGCAATCCTCCATCGACGCCAATGTCAGCGTGATGGCCCCGACCAACCAGGGCTATCAGCAATTGATCGGCTTCGACGCCCACGCCGACAGCGGCAAGATGCCCGGCGCGGCGGTCATGGGTCCGGTCGGCGCCGCCGCCGGGGCTGGCACGGCGGCGGTGGTGGCCACCAACGCCACCTTGGGCGCGGTCAAGAACTACAAATCTTCCTCGGCGCAGGAAGCCAAGGGCATGGCCGACGAGGTCGCCAAGGCATTGGGCAAGTATTTCGCGGAGCAGGGCTGGATCGATCCCAGCTTGGTCAAGTAGCGGGCGGGGCGCGGGGTTCCGCGCCAAAGTCCGGGAAACGACAACGGCCCCGCCGGGCGGCGACGCCCGGCGGGGCCGTTCGCGTCGGGGGTCAGAGTTCGATGGACTGCCTGCCGCCGGGGATGCCGTCGCCCGCCAGGAGGCAGCTTTGCGGATACACCCAATCGCCGTCGTCGGGACCGTGGATCAGGATGCCGGTCATGAAGGCGTAGTCGTAGACCTTGGGATCGACCCCGCCCAGCAGGCGTTCGCCGTCCTCGCGGATGATCTGGCAGGCCAGCCGGGTGGCGGCCAGGAGGTCGGGTTGTTCGCCATAGCGGAGGCCGGACAGCAGCTTCTGGCGGACGCAGCATTGTTCGAGGTCGTCGAAATCGGTGCGCGGATCGATGCGGCCCGAGGCCAGTTCCTTGAGTACCGCCGCCAGCGAACCGCAGGCGTGGGAAG includes:
- a CDS encoding glycoside hydrolase family 57, giving the protein MSIIHHALVLNLHQPPGNLEHLLAEQPWEAREILYAYDRIPRFLWGYEDVARVHLSLSGTLLETLSSPEFQSSVYGIIDCGSLLWHLQNEKIIDILGTGYYHPVFPLIPEADRDEHIARWQGIARHLFWRNGFQGFWPPEMGFSMELIPLLKKFGYRYVIVDSEHVEPVTPMDWHELRYRPHIARYGDDEIIVIVRDRELSDAQESGMDYIWFVKEVAQRTQWCEFEPLVVTCTDGENGGWFRNTQNEVNFWGAFYRELLDEARKDSLIRPTFIKDYLDKHGAVGEVRVKTGAWNTGWHHGNDFVQWTGSQAQKDSLARVEKVSAQVHEALIEAAERELGDQERYELESAHWRLLRAETSCNFYWGEDWVNRCHADLDAAVATLNRFRAKKYSLDGDPGWHLPG
- a CDS encoding reprolysin-like metallopeptidase, whose product is MRYRTAWIIGLLTGLAGNPAQAGNPGPQSLQILLQDISTPSGVRFHVAPEIAQDRIQAQPEGTAWPDIIRSLLRGYNYAGTWSAGGKLTEVNVTGRNGDGRAPAAAAPSPGELFAYRPGRSIPAQYRIYAPGSVYPIDVPARRLRNMKKGERLYANLPDGRYALVHDNAWKHDNGDLTWVGYLDGPQGRYRALLTLGEGALAGQILTPGGLYKLESDEGGGQWLVDMEASGLQNGGFEGDESPVSSGVGGAGPLPQSVVGEGAKVKVQDGGGSTQPVDTTATQDGKTRIDVLLLYTAGMGNAGVSTRLNQLMALANQALADSQVNAVFRLAAAQKVGYADRTLNATALDRLTYAGKGFRNIPRLRARYGADVVALVRPFKPQSQGGNCGIAWVDGGGDTPLTADQAFAVVGYGAAGGYYCSDYALAHEIGHVMGATHDRAHATTPGKFPYSYGYGIPGQFGDIMSYYDPEVGVYANPDLAVCAGSACGVPIDQPGAANVALTFNQTAPTVAAFSRSTSP
- a CDS encoding DUF4410 domain-containing protein codes for the protein MRFLFPLKSFVLAFAVLGLAGCAGSKIKNTTEIAASGLPRPQQVLIYNFAVSPSEVKAGSGLLSKLQNTDPTAEEMQIGREVADALATELTVKLQSWGLNAIRADQNMPLNPGSILITGQFVNIDEGSRLKRTVIGFGAGQSSIDANVSVMAPTNQGYQQLIGFDAHADSGKMPGAAVMGPVGAAAGAGTAAVVATNATLGAVKNYKSSSAQEAKGMADEVAKALGKYFAEQGWIDPSLVK